Genomic window (Planococcus sp. MSAK28401):
ATGAAAATCTTCTTTTGAAAAGCCGATCAGTTTATCCGGCGTCTCTGTCCACACGAAAATGGAGACGACATCGAATGCTTCTTTCGTTGTACCTAAATATTTCTCGCCTTCAAACAGAACGCCGCGCATGGCAATGAAAAAGTTCTTGCGGACATTTCCTACATCGTCATGGAAGTAATAAGTGCCGGATTCAAGCGCAGCGTCGAGCTTGCGCTTCGGGTCAAATATGAATTTGAGGAGACGGTAAAATAAGTAGATGATCAAGGCGATGATGATCAAGCGGATCAAAAATGCCATCGGATTGCCCCCCTTATCAAGATAGTCTTGTGTATAATACGTAGCAGAAGCTTGGAAGTTTCACTATTTTAATCGAAAAGGAGAAAGTCTATGAACTTACAGGAATTATTTCACATGCAGCGGGAACTCGACCGCTATATTCAATCCAACCGAAATGTCGAGGAATCGGTGTTCCGTAAGAAAGTGCTGGCCCTTCAAGTGGAATTATCGGAGCTTGCAAACGAAACGAGATGCTTCAAGTTCTGGAGCACGAAGGCACCATCAGATAAAAGTACCTTGCTCGAGGAGTATGTCGATTGCATTCATTTCATCCTATCGCTCGGCATTGAAAAGGGCTTTGATTCTCTAGAACAATGGCCAGCCCCGACGAGTGAACAAGACCTGACGGAACTGTTCCTCTCTGCGCATCAAGGTGTCGGCCGATTTGCAGAACAAGCAACGTTCGAAGAATACCTGAGTTTATGGCGGACATTCGGCGCATTGGCAGAAGCGCTTGGCTTCAGCTATGAGGAAGTGCTGACGGCATATGTGGAGAAGAATGAAACCAATTACAAGCGCCAGCAGCAAGGGTATTAAATGAATCTTTTGATAACGTAACCGCTTTCCTATATACTGAAAAAGCAATGACTATTTAGGAGGTCGAAATAATGTCGAAATTAGATGAAACGCAACAAATGTTGAAAGAGCTTACAGATGCTAATGGCATTCCCGGCAATGAACGCCAATCCCGCGAGGTTATGAAGAAATACATAGAGCCATTTGCCGACACGATCGAGACGGATAATCTTGGCAGCTTGATCGCCAAAAAAGAAGGGCTTGCAGACGGGCCGAAAATCATGGTTGCTGGACATTTGGATGAAGTCGGTTTTATGATTTCCCAAATCGACGACAAAGGATTCTTGAAATTCCAAACGGTCGGCGGCTGGTGGAACCAAGTCATGCTTGCTCAGCGTGTAACGATTACCACGCGCAGCGGAAAAGAAATCACAGGGGTTATCGGATCCAAACCGCCGCATATCCTGTCTCCGGAAGCACGCAAAAAACCGGTGGAAATCAAGGATATGTTCATCGACATCGGCGCATCTTCACGTGAAGAAGCGAAAGAGTGGGGCGTAACGCCAGGCGATATGGTCACTCCTTATTTCGAGTTCACGGTCATGAACAATGATAAACTATTGATGGCGAAAGCTTGGGACAACCGCATCGGCTGCGCAATTGCCATCGATGTCTTGAAAGGCTTGAAAGGCGTCGACCACCCGAACGTCGTTTACGGCGTCGGAACGGTCCAGGAAGAAGTTGGCTTGCGCGGCGCGAAAACGGCGACTTCATTCATCCAGCCGGACATCGGGTTTGCAGTGGATGTCGGCATCGCAGGAGACACGCCAGGCGTCACCTCAAAAGAATCCAATAGCAAGATGGGCGACGGCCCGCAAATCCTGTTGTTTGACGCTTCGATGGTGTCTCACCGCGGCTTGCGTGAGTTGGTTGTCGATACAGCGGAAGAATCAGGAATCCCGTTCCAGTTTGAAACGATTGCAGGCGGCGGAACAGATGCCGGCTCGATCCATTTGACGGCAAACGGCGTACCGGCCTTGTCGATCGGTGTAGCAACACGCTACATCCATTCACACGCAGGCATCTTGCACCGCGACGATTACGAAAATGCTGTAAAATTAATCATTGAAGTAATCAAGAAGCTCGACCGCGACACGGTAACAAAAATTACATTCGACTGAATAATGAAACCCCTCCAATTTTTGTGGAGGGGTTTTTATTGGTTAAAAGCCGAAGTGAAATTGGCAAAAAAGCGTTTATATTTCACAAATAAAATAAGCCGATTGGCAAACAACTAGAGAAATACCACAAATAAACCATAGGATTTTGCAAAGAACGTTAACCATCTCGCAAACAAAATGATCGGAAAAGTCCATAAGCGCCAATTTGTGGTGAAGGAGGCCTCGCGGAATGCTATACTTCAACTATCATATTAGGAGGTGTTCAATGGGCAAAAAAGAAATAGCATTATTGTCTGAAATAGAGTCACTGGAGAGGTTATTATATCGATTGCCTGACAATCATTCGCGCCGGGAATTTATTCAAGTTGAAATTTTCAAGGCAGCGGCCGGAAAAAGAGGCGAAGAGAGGCTGCACCGGAAACTGATTGAATTCGAGACAGAGGAACAGCACCGATTTTTGAAAAATGTATGTTTGTCAAGAGATCGGTGGAAAGTCCAAGTGGATGGATTGTTATTGACGGAGCGCGGGGCGATCGTCATCGAATCAAAAAATATTAGCGGCCAACTTTATTTTGATGATGACACCGGTGAGTTTTCAAGAACCAATATAGAAGGCGTAAAAACGATAATGGAGGACCCGACGATCCAGTTAAACAAGCATATTCGTTTCTTGAGGTTATTTTTCAAACAGCAGAATATCGATTTGCCCATTTCGGGGATTGTCGTATTTACATCTAAACATTGTGAATTTCTGGCTAAGCCAAAGCAACACCACGTCTGCAAAACATATCAATTGGTCGATTATTTATTCAACATCATTCAGGAATTCCCCCTAAAAAATACCCCTCACAATTTGTCGAAAATCCAGAAACTCCTCGAGCGATCTCGGGCCCCTTATGAGAGGAAACCGTTGTGTCATTTATATTCAATAAAAGAAACCGAACTGCTTATGGGCATCTTGTGTAAAAGTTGTAAAAGTCTTAACATGACGCGGAAACATAAGAAAGGATGGGTTTGTGCAGACTGCCGGGCGGTGGATCCGCTCGCTTTTCAACATACAATCCAGGAATATTTTTCGCTGATTAATACACATCTTAGCAATAGGCAGCTCCGGAAATTTTGCAAGCTGGAATCGCCTTATGTTACTTCCCGTCTGTTGGCGGCATATGAGTTAGAGTCTGCTGGCGCTTTGCGCAACCGGACATACTCCATAAAGAAAAAAGACTAGCTTTTCACGAAATGTGAAAAGCTTTTATGGGGTTATGCAAATAAATCGATGTATTCTACAAACAATAAATAGTATTCCGCAAATAACTCAACGAATTTCACTAAT
Coding sequences:
- a CDS encoding sigma-w pathway protein ysdB: MAFLIRLIIIALIIYLFYRLLKFIFDPKRKLDAALESGTYYFHDDVGNVRKNFFIAMRGVLFEGEKYLGTTKEAFDVVSIFVWTETPDKLIGFSKEDFHFLEKEIRMNYPDAKISWKSPIEQLMKKEEEA
- a CDS encoding dUTP diphosphatase; its protein translation is MNLQELFHMQRELDRYIQSNRNVEESVFRKKVLALQVELSELANETRCFKFWSTKAPSDKSTLLEEYVDCIHFILSLGIEKGFDSLEQWPAPTSEQDLTELFLSAHQGVGRFAEQATFEEYLSLWRTFGALAEALGFSYEEVLTAYVEKNETNYKRQQQGY
- a CDS encoding M42 family metallopeptidase, which produces MSKLDETQQMLKELTDANGIPGNERQSREVMKKYIEPFADTIETDNLGSLIAKKEGLADGPKIMVAGHLDEVGFMISQIDDKGFLKFQTVGGWWNQVMLAQRVTITTRSGKEITGVIGSKPPHILSPEARKKPVEIKDMFIDIGASSREEAKEWGVTPGDMVTPYFEFTVMNNDKLLMAKAWDNRIGCAIAIDVLKGLKGVDHPNVVYGVGTVQEEVGLRGAKTATSFIQPDIGFAVDVGIAGDTPGVTSKESNSKMGDGPQILLFDASMVSHRGLRELVVDTAEESGIPFQFETIAGGGTDAGSIHLTANGVPALSIGVATRYIHSHAGILHRDDYENAVKLIIEVIKKLDRDTVTKITFD
- a CDS encoding nuclease-related domain-containing protein translates to MGKKEIALLSEIESLERLLYRLPDNHSRREFIQVEIFKAAAGKRGEERLHRKLIEFETEEQHRFLKNVCLSRDRWKVQVDGLLLTERGAIVIESKNISGQLYFDDDTGEFSRTNIEGVKTIMEDPTIQLNKHIRFLRLFFKQQNIDLPISGIVVFTSKHCEFLAKPKQHHVCKTYQLVDYLFNIIQEFPLKNTPHNLSKIQKLLERSRAPYERKPLCHLYSIKETELLMGILCKSCKSLNMTRKHKKGWVCADCRAVDPLAFQHTIQEYFSLINTHLSNRQLRKFCKLESPYVTSRLLAAYELESAGALRNRTYSIKKKD